The Heyndrickxia vini genome contains a region encoding:
- the radA gene encoding DNA repair protein RadA, with protein sequence MAKKTTKFICQSCGYESAKWMGRCPGCNEWNKMVEEVEITGKPRKGAFLHSPGGGLAKATPITSIVSEQEERVLTELKELNRVLGGGVVPGSLVLIGGDPGIGKSTLLLQVSSQLSKHSHKVLYISGEESVKQTKLRADRLDISSETLYVFSETNLEAIHQTIQEITPQFVVIDSIQTIYHPEVTSAPGSVSQVRECTAELMRIAKTKGIAIFIVGHVTKEGSIAGPRLLEHMVDSVLYFEGERHHSYRILRAVKNRFGSTNEMAIFEMKEFGLTEVNNPSEIFLEERSKGASGSTVVASMEGTRPVLVEIQALISPSIYGMPRRMGTGIDHNRVTLLMAVLEKRVGLLLQNHDAYLKVAGGIKLDEPAIDLGIIISIASSFRDQPTNADDCIVGEVGLTGEVRRVSRIEQRVQEAAKLGFSRIILPKNNLGGWKIPQGIQVIGVSTVQEALQHALGG encoded by the coding sequence ATGGCAAAAAAGACAACAAAATTTATTTGCCAGTCATGCGGGTACGAATCTGCAAAATGGATGGGAAGATGTCCGGGATGTAATGAATGGAACAAAATGGTGGAGGAAGTTGAAATAACTGGTAAACCTCGAAAAGGAGCATTTTTGCATTCTCCTGGAGGTGGTTTAGCAAAAGCAACTCCTATAACTTCGATTGTCTCTGAGCAAGAAGAAAGAGTCCTTACTGAATTAAAAGAGCTTAATAGAGTATTGGGCGGGGGAGTGGTTCCAGGATCACTTGTATTAATTGGCGGAGACCCTGGAATTGGAAAGTCTACACTTCTTCTTCAAGTATCATCTCAATTATCTAAACATAGTCACAAGGTATTATATATATCAGGTGAGGAATCCGTTAAACAAACAAAACTCCGTGCGGATCGTCTTGATATTTCATCAGAAACTCTTTATGTATTTTCCGAAACCAATCTTGAAGCGATTCATCAAACCATTCAAGAAATTACTCCGCAATTTGTTGTAATTGATTCCATCCAAACAATTTATCATCCAGAGGTAACTTCTGCACCCGGCAGTGTCTCGCAGGTTAGAGAGTGTACAGCTGAATTAATGAGAATTGCAAAAACAAAAGGTATTGCAATTTTTATTGTTGGGCATGTTACGAAAGAGGGATCAATTGCTGGTCCAAGACTTTTAGAGCATATGGTAGATTCAGTGCTTTACTTTGAAGGTGAGCGCCACCATTCATATCGAATATTAAGGGCGGTTAAAAACCGATTCGGTTCTACAAATGAAATGGCAATTTTTGAAATGAAGGAGTTTGGACTTACAGAAGTAAATAATCCTTCGGAAATCTTTTTGGAGGAACGGTCGAAGGGAGCATCTGGGTCAACTGTGGTTGCCTCAATGGAAGGAACGAGGCCGGTTCTCGTAGAAATTCAGGCCCTTATATCCCCTTCTATATATGGAATGCCAAGGAGAATGGGAACGGGCATAGATCATAATCGTGTGACATTATTGATGGCTGTATTAGAAAAAAGAGTTGGGTTATTATTGCAAAACCATGATGCTTATTTAAAAGTTGCTGGGGGAATAAAGTTAGATGAGCCGGCGATTGACCTAGGAATTATTATTAGTATTGCATCCAGCTTCCGTGATCAGCCAACTAATGCGGATGATTGTATAGTCGGAGAGGTTGGTCTTACGGGAGAAGTAAGACGAGTTTCTCGAATTGAACAACGTGTTCAGGAGGCAGCAAAATTAGGGTTTAGTAGAATCATTTTGCCAAAAAATAATCTTGGCGGATGGAAAATACCTCAAGGAATACAAGTAATAGGAGTTTCAACTGTTCAGGAAGCATTACAACATGCACTAGGAGGATGA
- the ispF gene encoding 2-C-methyl-D-erythritol 2,4-cyclodiphosphate synthase has protein sequence MFRIGQGYDVHQLVEGRPLIIGGVHIPYEKGLLGHSDADVLLHTVADASLGAIGEGDIGRHFPDTDPLFKDADSAVLLKHVWKLVKQKGYCLGNIDCTIIAQQPKMAPYIEEIRQRIAELLEGEIEQVNVKATTTEKLGFTGRGEGIAAMAVILLEQK, from the coding sequence ATGTTTCGAATAGGTCAAGGATATGATGTCCATCAATTAGTTGAAGGAAGACCACTTATTATCGGAGGAGTCCACATACCTTATGAAAAGGGGTTATTAGGTCACTCCGACGCGGATGTATTATTACACACAGTTGCCGATGCGAGTTTAGGTGCCATTGGTGAAGGCGATATAGGAAGGCATTTTCCGGATACAGACCCTCTGTTCAAAGACGCTGATTCAGCCGTACTTTTAAAGCATGTATGGAAGTTAGTTAAACAAAAGGGATATTGTTTGGGAAATATTGATTGTACAATTATTGCTCAACAACCTAAAATGGCTCCATATATAGAAGAAATTCGCCAAAGAATTGCAGAGCTTTTAGAAGGTGAAATTGAGCAAGTCAATGTAAAAGCTACAACAACTGAAAAATTAGGGTTTACTGGAAGAGGAGAAGGGATTGCCGCAATGGCGGTCATTCTTTTGGAACAAAAATAA
- the cysS gene encoding cysteine--tRNA ligase — translation MSIQLYNTLTRKKEPFIPLEEGKVKMYVCGPTVYNYIHIGNARPAIVFDTVRRYLEYRGYDVNFVSNFTDVDDKLIKAAKELGEDVPTIADRFIDAYFEDVSALGCHTADVHPRVTENMDIIIEFIETLISKGHAYESHGDVYYRTRSFDEYGKLSHQSIDDLKSGARIEVGEKKEDALDFALWKAAKEGEIYWESPWGKGRPGWHIECSAMARKYLGDTIDIHAGGQDLTFPHHENEIAQSEALTGKLFSRYWMHNGYINIDNEKMSKSLGNFVLVHDIIKHYDPQVLRFFMLAVHYRNPINYSEELLGNAGSGLDRLKTSYQNIKHRLQSSNNLTDNDQEWLDKINHYHNEFIQEMDDDFNTANGISVLFELSKQANYYLREKNTSEKVLHAFMDEFKSLFEVLGLKLESDELLDEEIEALIQKRNQARKDRDFGLADAIRDQLKEMNIILEDTPQGIRWKRG, via the coding sequence ATGTCAATTCAACTTTATAATACATTAACCCGAAAAAAGGAACCGTTTATCCCGCTTGAAGAGGGAAAAGTAAAAATGTATGTTTGCGGGCCCACTGTTTATAATTATATTCATATTGGAAACGCAAGACCTGCCATTGTTTTTGATACGGTAAGAAGATATTTAGAGTATCGTGGTTACGATGTGAATTTTGTATCAAATTTCACAGATGTTGATGATAAGCTCATTAAAGCGGCTAAAGAACTAGGTGAAGATGTACCAACGATTGCTGACCGCTTTATCGATGCATATTTTGAAGATGTTTCAGCACTCGGTTGCCATACAGCCGATGTTCATCCGCGAGTTACGGAGAATATGGATATTATTATCGAATTTATTGAGACCTTAATTAGTAAGGGTCATGCTTACGAATCTCATGGAGATGTTTATTATCGAACAAGAAGTTTTGATGAATACGGAAAATTATCTCATCAATCCATTGATGACCTTAAATCGGGAGCTCGTATTGAAGTAGGTGAAAAAAAGGAAGATGCCTTGGATTTTGCTTTATGGAAAGCTGCGAAAGAAGGAGAAATTTATTGGGAAAGCCCATGGGGAAAAGGGCGTCCAGGCTGGCATATTGAATGCTCGGCGATGGCACGAAAATATTTAGGTGATACAATTGATATTCATGCGGGAGGTCAAGATTTAACTTTCCCTCATCACGAAAATGAAATTGCTCAATCAGAGGCATTAACAGGTAAGCTGTTCTCCCGTTATTGGATGCACAATGGCTATATTAATATCGACAATGAGAAAATGTCTAAATCACTCGGAAACTTTGTATTAGTGCATGATATTATTAAACATTATGATCCGCAAGTACTTCGTTTCTTTATGTTAGCTGTGCACTATCGCAATCCGATTAATTATAGTGAGGAACTGTTAGGGAATGCAGGGAGCGGATTAGATCGTTTAAAAACCTCATATCAAAATATTAAACATCGTTTACAAAGCAGCAACAACCTAACAGATAATGATCAAGAATGGCTTGATAAAATTAATCATTATCATAATGAATTTATACAAGAGATGGATGATGATTTTAATACAGCAAATGGAATTTCCGTACTATTTGAGCTTTCGAAACAAGCGAACTATTATTTAAGAGAAAAAAATACATCCGAAAAAGTGCTGCATGCATTTATGGATGAATTCAAAAGTTTATTTGAAGTTTTAGGTTTAAAATTGGAATCCGATGAGCTCTTGGATGAAGAAATTGAAGCGTTAATTCAAAAACGAAATCAAGCAAGAAAAGATAGAGATTTTGGCTTAGCTGATGCAATCCGTGACCAATTAAAAGAAATGAATATCATTCTAGAAGATACCCCGCAAGGAATTAGATGGAAGAGAGGGTAA
- the ispD gene encoding 2-C-methyl-D-erythritol 4-phosphate cytidylyltransferase, producing MDYQVIIPAAGQGKRMGVGKNKLLLELQEQPVILHTINVFLHDQNCKGIILVIQPDDERIFKELLKTRPMKEKIKTVYGGTERQFSVYNGLQAVENTEIVLVHDGARPFIKLSVIHQLVEKAHRHGAAIAAVPVKDTIKKVDQHQVMETVERSSLWQVQTPQAFRFSILFRAHQQAHRENFLGTDESSLVERLGYSVNVVTGDYDNIKLTTPEDLYFAEAILKKRSVMK from the coding sequence ATGGATTATCAGGTAATCATTCCTGCGGCTGGGCAAGGAAAAAGAATGGGTGTAGGGAAAAACAAATTATTGTTGGAATTACAAGAACAGCCAGTCATTCTTCATACGATAAATGTTTTCCTCCATGATCAAAACTGCAAAGGAATTATTTTAGTGATTCAACCTGATGATGAGCGGATATTTAAAGAATTATTAAAAACACGTCCTATGAAAGAGAAAATAAAAACCGTTTATGGTGGTACTGAGAGACAGTTTAGTGTGTACAATGGTCTACAGGCAGTAGAAAATACAGAAATTGTACTTGTCCATGATGGTGCTAGGCCTTTTATTAAATTAAGCGTTATTCATCAATTAGTGGAGAAAGCGCATAGACATGGTGCCGCGATTGCTGCTGTACCTGTAAAAGACACGATTAAAAAGGTCGATCAACACCAAGTAATGGAGACGGTAGAGCGTTCAAGCTTGTGGCAGGTTCAAACTCCACAGGCTTTTCGTTTTTCGATTCTTTTTCGCGCACATCAACAGGCTCATCGAGAAAACTTCCTTGGAACGGATGAATCTTCCCTTGTGGAACGACTAGGTTATTCAGTCAATGTCGTCACTGGAGATTATGATAATATTAAGTTAACAACTCCAGAGGATCTTTATTTTGCCGAAGCTATATTAAAGAAAAGGTCTGTTATGAAATAA
- a CDS encoding PIN/TRAM domain-containing protein produces MLKRIVQACFIIIGGTLGIFLLPELLKLLNLSHQVAINNPYVTAILGAIIFYFISFWAVDYVVGFVKWFEDSIVKAPITEIISGSLGLIFGLFVAYLFGIPFNHMEIPILNTVIPILLTLLLGYVGFQVGFKKREELMSLFTIPTRQKKKSSIESEEEVKESKSLKLLDTSVIIDGRIADICQTGFLDGIIVIPQFVLEELQHIADSSDALKRNRGRRGLDILKRIQKELPIEVQIYEGDFEDIQEVDSKLIKLAKLTNGIVVTNDFNLNKVCDLQGVQVLNINDLANAVKPVVLPGEELNVQLIKDGKEYHQGIAYLDDGTMIVVEEGRNYIGKRIDVLVTSVLQTSAGRMIFAKPKLLEKAL; encoded by the coding sequence ATGTTAAAACGTATTGTTCAAGCTTGTTTTATTATCATTGGTGGGACACTTGGGATATTTCTTTTGCCCGAGCTTCTGAAACTATTGAATTTATCCCATCAAGTTGCGATTAATAATCCATATGTTACAGCTATTTTGGGCGCTATTATCTTTTATTTTATTTCTTTTTGGGCTGTAGATTATGTTGTGGGTTTTGTAAAGTGGTTTGAAGATTCAATTGTTAAAGCTCCAATTACGGAAATCATATCCGGAAGTCTTGGTTTAATTTTTGGTCTTTTTGTCGCATATTTATTCGGAATTCCTTTTAATCATATGGAGATTCCAATTTTAAATACAGTCATTCCGATCCTATTAACATTACTTCTTGGGTATGTAGGTTTTCAGGTAGGTTTTAAAAAGCGTGAAGAACTTATGAGTTTATTTACCATTCCTACACGTCAAAAAAAGAAAAGTTCAATTGAGTCAGAAGAAGAAGTCAAGGAATCAAAATCATTGAAACTTTTAGATACAAGTGTCATTATAGATGGGAGAATTGCAGATATATGTCAAACGGGGTTCCTTGATGGAATCATAGTTATTCCCCAATTTGTGTTAGAAGAGTTGCAGCATATAGCAGATTCATCTGATGCGCTTAAGAGAAATCGAGGTCGCCGTGGATTAGATATTTTAAAACGTATCCAAAAGGAGCTCCCAATCGAGGTTCAGATTTATGAGGGCGATTTTGAAGATATTCAAGAAGTGGATAGTAAGTTAATCAAGCTTGCAAAGTTAACAAACGGAATTGTTGTTACGAATGATTTCAATCTTAACAAAGTTTGTGATCTTCAAGGTGTACAAGTTTTAAATATTAACGATTTAGCGAATGCAGTAAAGCCGGTAGTTCTTCCAGGAGAAGAGTTAAATGTTCAACTAATTAAGGATGGAAAAGAATATCATCAAGGAATCGCTTATTTAGATGATGGTACGATGATTGTAGTTGAAGAAGGAAGAAACTATATTGGTAAACGAATTGATGTTTTAGTTACAAGTGTATTGCAAACATCAGCGGGAAGAATGATATTCGCTAAGCCGAAGCTATTAGAGAAAGCATTATAA
- a CDS encoding NYN domain-containing protein, which translates to MDILLVDGYNIIGAWPELRQLKNINLSHARDRLIERMAEYQGYTGYRVIIVFDALYVKGMEKKYRQHKVEVIFTKENESADERIEKMAIQMSNRKTQIHVATSDFTEQWAIFGQGALRISARELLNEMNMINQQIEKNVRNSHQDKPFSRIELSKDVAEMFEKLRRGKQ; encoded by the coding sequence ATGGACATTTTGCTTGTGGATGGCTATAACATTATTGGTGCATGGCCAGAGCTTAGACAACTTAAGAACATTAATTTAAGTCATGCAAGAGATCGATTAATTGAGCGGATGGCGGAATACCAAGGATACACCGGGTACAGGGTCATTATCGTCTTTGATGCGCTTTATGTAAAAGGAATGGAAAAAAAATATCGACAACATAAGGTGGAAGTTATTTTTACAAAAGAAAATGAATCTGCTGATGAACGCATAGAAAAAATGGCCATTCAAATGAGCAATAGAAAAACTCAAATTCATGTAGCAACTTCTGATTTCACCGAACAATGGGCTATATTTGGCCAGGGAGCGCTAAGGATCTCTGCTCGAGAATTACTTAATGAAATGAATATGATTAATCAACAGATAGAAAAAAACGTAAGGAATTCACATCAAGATAAGCCCTTTTCAAGAATTGAGCTAAGTAAAGATGTTGCAGAAATGTTCGAAAAACTTCGAAGAGGAAAACAATGA
- a CDS encoding Mini-ribonuclease 3, whose protein sequence is MIEIEKSVDVMQLNSLALAYMGDAVYEVYIRHHLLHLGKTKPHHLHKEATKYVSAKAQASILKNFQEENVLTEEEQVIVKRGRNAKSGSIPKNTDVQTYNHSTGFEALIGHLYLNKDLARLESIIASAIQTVERL, encoded by the coding sequence ATGATAGAAATTGAAAAGAGTGTTGATGTAATGCAGCTGAATAGTCTTGCCTTGGCTTACATGGGGGATGCGGTATATGAAGTATATATACGGCATCACCTCCTCCATTTGGGAAAGACGAAGCCTCATCATCTCCACAAGGAAGCTACGAAATATGTTTCTGCTAAAGCACAAGCGTCTATATTAAAAAACTTTCAGGAAGAAAATGTTTTAACAGAAGAGGAACAAGTAATAGTGAAACGCGGTAGAAATGCTAAATCTGGATCAATTCCGAAGAATACAGATGTTCAAACATATAACCATAGTACCGGATTTGAAGCTTTAATTGGACATTTGTATTTAAATAAAGATTTAGCAAGATTAGAAAGTATTATTGCAAGCGCTATTCAAACAGTAGAGCGATTGTAA
- the rlmB gene encoding 23S rRNA (guanosine(2251)-2'-O)-methyltransferase RlmB has protein sequence MDQDYIAGKNPVIEALKSNRDINKIWIAEGSAKGQMQQVIQLAKQSRVLVQYVPKQKIDQMVKENHQGVVALVAAYQYAELDDLFKRAEQKNEDPFFLILDELEDPHNLGSILRTADAAGVHGVIIPKRRAVGLTATVAKASTGAIEYVPVVRVTNIARTISELKERGVWIFGTDAKGSQDYRSMDGSMPLAIVIGSEGKGISRLIKENCDFLVHLPMIGHVTSLNASVAASLLIYEVYRKRYPQGE, from the coding sequence ATGGATCAAGATTATATTGCAGGAAAAAACCCTGTTATTGAAGCGCTAAAATCCAACCGTGATATTAATAAAATCTGGATTGCAGAAGGTTCAGCTAAGGGACAGATGCAGCAAGTTATACAGTTGGCCAAGCAGTCAAGAGTATTGGTACAATATGTTCCCAAACAGAAAATTGATCAAATGGTAAAAGAAAATCATCAAGGGGTAGTGGCGCTTGTAGCTGCATATCAATATGCGGAATTAGATGACCTATTTAAACGAGCGGAACAAAAAAATGAAGATCCTTTCTTCTTAATTTTAGATGAATTAGAAGATCCGCATAACTTAGGATCTATATTGAGAACTGCTGATGCGGCTGGAGTACACGGGGTAATTATACCGAAGCGTAGGGCGGTTGGACTAACAGCTACTGTAGCCAAAGCATCAACGGGAGCAATTGAGTATGTTCCTGTTGTGAGAGTTACTAATATAGCTAGAACGATTTCGGAATTAAAAGAACGAGGAGTATGGATATTTGGTACGGATGCAAAAGGTAGTCAGGACTACCGTTCAATGGATGGATCGATGCCGTTAGCTATTGTTATCGGAAGTGAAGGCAAAGGAATTAGTCGGCTGATTAAAGAAAATTGTGATTTTCTCGTCCACTTACCAATGATAGGCCACGTTACATCTCTAAATGCCTCGGTAGCGGCAAGTTTATTAATTTATGAGGTTTATCGAAAACGTTATCCTCAAGGTGAATAA
- the disA gene encoding DNA integrity scanning diadenylate cyclase DisA, which yields MDEKKLQQKSMSEILQLIAPGTPIREGIDNVLRANTGGLIVLGYNDRIKTIVDGGFTINCVFSPSYLYELAKMDGAIILNESGNKILIANAQLAPDSSISSSETGMRHRTAERVAKQTKSLVIAISQRRNVITLYQGNFRYALKDIGVILTKANQAIQTLEKYKMVLDQSIANLSVLEFEELVTYGDLLQVLHRVEMVIRIKKELITYLNELGSEGRLVRLQMKELLTDIEEEAMLIIRDYAYVNQLKPIEMLLRFQDLVSSEVLDDNVIMKLLGFNNYIHPDDHVCPRGYRVLNKIPRLPISIIENLINQFNTLPNVLKATVDDLDDVEGIGEVRARKIKEGLKLIKEQTFADRQL from the coding sequence ATGGATGAAAAAAAGCTTCAACAAAAATCCATGTCTGAAATCTTACAGTTAATTGCCCCCGGTACACCGATACGTGAAGGAATAGATAATGTTTTGCGTGCAAACACAGGTGGATTGATCGTTCTTGGATATAATGATCGTATAAAAACCATTGTTGATGGTGGATTTACGATTAACTGTGTGTTTAGTCCCAGTTATTTATATGAACTAGCTAAAATGGATGGTGCCATAATTTTAAATGAATCGGGAAATAAAATATTAATTGCAAATGCTCAGCTTGCACCGGATTCGTCTATATCCTCCTCAGAAACTGGAATGCGGCATAGAACCGCTGAAAGGGTTGCAAAGCAAACAAAGTCTTTAGTTATCGCCATTTCACAAAGACGTAATGTCATTACGTTATATCAAGGGAATTTTCGCTACGCTTTAAAGGATATTGGCGTAATATTAACGAAAGCTAATCAAGCAATTCAAACGTTAGAAAAGTATAAGATGGTTTTAGACCAGAGCATCGCGAATTTGTCGGTATTAGAATTTGAAGAATTAGTTACTTACGGTGATTTATTACAAGTACTACATCGAGTAGAAATGGTTATTAGAATAAAAAAGGAGTTAATAACCTATTTAAATGAATTAGGATCAGAAGGTAGACTAGTTCGTCTGCAGATGAAGGAATTGTTAACTGATATTGAAGAAGAAGCGATGCTCATTATTCGCGACTATGCATATGTAAATCAATTAAAACCAATTGAAATGCTACTACGTTTTCAAGATTTAGTTAGTTCAGAGGTATTAGATGATAATGTCATTATGAAATTACTTGGTTTTAACAACTATATTCATCCAGATGATCATGTATGTCCTAGAGGATATAGAGTGTTGAATAAAATACCAAGGCTACCTATATCCATTATAGAGAATCTCATTAATCAATTTAATACTTTGCCTAATGTTTTAAAGGCAACCGTCGATGACCTTGATGATGTGGAGGGAATTGGCGAGGTAAGAGCAAGGAAAATTAAAGAAGGTTTAAAATTGATTAAAGAACAAACATTCGCTGATCGTCAATTGTAG
- the gltX gene encoding glutamate--tRNA ligase — translation MSADIRVRYAPSPTGHLHIGNARTALFNYLFARSQGGKFIIRIEDTDQKRNIAGGEESQLKYLKWLGIDWDESVDKEGEYAPYRQSERRTIYQKYYNDLLERDLAYKCYCTEEELEAEREEQLARGETPKYSRKCRHLSKEEQERLENEGRKPSIRFAVPEGRVYSFKDMVKDEVSFEADGFGDFVIIKKDGIPTYNFAVAVDDHLMEISHVLRGDDHITNTPKQLMIYEAFGWEPPVFGHMTLIVNESRKKLSKRDESIIQFIEQYEELGYLPEALFNFIALLGWSPQGEEELFTKEEFIKIFDAERLSKSPALFDKQKLTWMNNQYVKKLDLDRAVEISLPHLIKAKLVSEKLSDQEYNWVQHLIALYQDQMSYGAEIVELSKLFFADTIEYDEEAKEILGEEQVPEVLSAFLNEVNGIEEFKAEEIQKSIKSVQKSTGHKGKKLFMPIRVAVTGQAHGPDLPKAIELLGKEKIIKRLDALIG, via the coding sequence ATGTCAGCCGATATACGTGTTCGATATGCACCAAGTCCAACTGGCCATTTACATATAGGAAATGCCAGAACGGCTCTTTTTAATTACTTGTTTGCTCGCAGTCAAGGGGGAAAGTTTATTATCCGAATTGAGGATACCGACCAAAAGCGAAATATTGCAGGTGGAGAGGAAAGTCAGCTGAAATATTTAAAATGGTTAGGAATCGATTGGGATGAGAGCGTCGATAAAGAAGGTGAATATGCACCATATCGTCAATCTGAACGTAGAACTATTTATCAAAAGTATTACAATGATTTACTCGAAAGAGATTTAGCTTATAAGTGCTACTGTACTGAAGAGGAATTAGAAGCTGAACGCGAAGAACAACTCGCTCGTGGAGAAACTCCGAAATACTCACGCAAATGCCGTCATTTATCTAAAGAAGAGCAAGAGCGACTTGAAAATGAAGGCAGGAAACCAAGTATTCGCTTTGCTGTTCCAGAAGGACGTGTCTATTCTTTTAAGGATATGGTGAAAGACGAAGTATCCTTTGAAGCAGATGGCTTTGGTGATTTCGTTATTATTAAAAAGGACGGAATTCCAACCTACAATTTTGCGGTAGCTGTGGATGATCATTTAATGGAAATATCCCATGTTCTTCGTGGAGATGACCATATTACAAATACGCCGAAGCAATTAATGATTTATGAAGCATTTGGTTGGGAGCCACCGGTGTTTGGACATATGACATTAATCGTAAACGAAAGTCGTAAAAAGCTTAGTAAACGTGATGAAAGCATTATACAATTTATTGAGCAATACGAAGAACTTGGTTATTTGCCGGAAGCATTATTCAATTTTATTGCTTTATTAGGCTGGTCTCCACAAGGTGAGGAAGAATTATTTACAAAAGAAGAGTTTATCAAGATTTTTGATGCCGAACGGTTATCTAAATCTCCTGCTTTGTTTGACAAACAAAAGCTTACGTGGATGAATAATCAATATGTAAAAAAGCTTGACTTAGATCGTGCTGTAGAAATTTCACTTCCACATCTTATTAAAGCTAAACTAGTAAGTGAGAAATTATCGGATCAAGAATATAATTGGGTTCAGCATTTAATTGCGCTATACCAAGACCAAATGAGTTATGGTGCTGAAATAGTAGAGCTATCGAAGTTGTTTTTTGCTGATACTATTGAGTACGATGAGGAAGCAAAAGAAATTCTCGGTGAAGAACAAGTACCTGAAGTACTATCAGCTTTTTTAAATGAGGTTAATGGAATAGAAGAATTTAAAGCTGAAGAAATACAAAAATCCATTAAAAGTGTTCAAAAGTCGACTGGCCATAAAGGAAAAAAACTATTTATGCCAATTAGGGTAGCGGTAACTGGGCAAGCTCATGGACCTGATTTACCAAAGGCGATTGAACTTTTAGGCAAGGAAAAAATTATTAAGCGACTTGATGCTCTTATTGGTTAA
- the cysE gene encoding serine O-acetyltransferase — protein MFKRMKEDIEVVFEQDPAARSHVEVILTYSGLHAIWAHRVAHSFYKRKLFFIARVISQVSRFFTGIEIHPGATIGRRFFIDHGMGVVIGETCEIGDNVTVYQGVTLGGTGKEKGKRHPTIKDNALIATGAKVLGSITVGENSKIGAGSVVLRDVPSNSTVVGIPGRVVIQDGVKIKKDLNHSDLPDPVADRCSAIEKKIHLLEAEIVRLKTEGVEKENVNSTL, from the coding sequence ATGTTTAAACGAATGAAGGAAGACATCGAAGTTGTATTCGAACAAGACCCAGCTGCTCGAAGTCATGTTGAGGTTATTCTTACCTACTCTGGACTGCATGCAATATGGGCACACCGAGTGGCCCACAGTTTTTATAAAAGAAAGTTATTTTTCATTGCCAGGGTCATTTCACAGGTAAGTCGCTTTTTTACAGGCATTGAAATACACCCAGGAGCTACGATTGGTCGCCGCTTTTTTATCGACCATGGGATGGGTGTAGTGATTGGTGAAACATGTGAAATTGGAGATAATGTAACTGTTTATCAAGGAGTTACATTAGGGGGAACAGGTAAAGAAAAGGGCAAGCGTCACCCGACAATTAAGGATAATGCATTAATTGCTACTGGAGCTAAAGTTTTAGGATCCATAACAGTTGGAGAGAATTCTAAAATAGGTGCAGGATCAGTTGTTTTAAGGGATGTACCTTCAAACTCCACGGTTGTTGGAATTCCTGGACGTGTCGTTATTCAAGATGGAGTAAAAATCAAGAAGGACTTAAATCACAGTGATTTGCCGGACCCAGTGGCGGATCGATGTTCTGCTATTGAGAAGAAAATACATTTGTTAGAAGCAGAAATTGTTCGGTTAAAAACGGAAGGAGTCGAAAAAGAAAATGTCAATTCAACTTTATAA
- the sigH gene encoding RNA polymerase sporulation sigma factor SigH yields MKVPHNENYVMMEDEQLIELVHKGDSDALDYLIQKYRNFVRAKARSYFLIGADKEDIVQEGMIGLYKAIRDYKEDKLTSFKAFAELCITRQIITAIKTATRQKHIPLNSYVSLDKPIYDEESDRTLMDVISGAKMMNPEELIINREKYGNIEGKISELLSDLERKVLALYLDGQSYQEISEELNRHVKSIDNALQRVKRKLERYLEVREFSS; encoded by the coding sequence ATGAAGGTACCACATAATGAAAATTATGTGATGATGGAAGATGAGCAATTGATTGAGTTGGTGCACAAAGGTGATAGTGATGCTTTAGACTATCTTATTCAAAAGTATCGCAATTTCGTCCGAGCTAAGGCACGTTCTTATTTTTTAATTGGTGCTGATAAGGAGGATATTGTCCAAGAGGGAATGATTGGTTTGTATAAGGCCATTCGTGATTATAAAGAGGACAAGCTTACTTCATTTAAAGCATTTGCAGAACTATGTATAACCCGCCAAATAATAACTGCAATAAAAACTGCCACCCGTCAGAAGCATATTCCACTGAACTCGTATGTTTCACTTGATAAACCAATATACGATGAAGAATCTGATCGAACCCTAATGGATGTAATATCAGGTGCAAAAATGATGAACCCAGAGGAACTAATTATTAACCGTGAAAAATACGGAAATATAGAGGGGAAGATTTCCGAATTATTAAGTGACCTGGAAAGAAAGGTATTAGCTTTATATTTGGATGGTCAGTCATATCAGGAAATTTCAGAAGAGTTAAATCGCCATGTTAAATCGATTGACAACGCATTGCAGCGTGTGAAGAGAAAGCTTGAGCGTTATTTGGAGGTCCGAGAATTTAGTTCATAA